The nucleotide sequence CATATACTATTTTCACACCATCTTTTGTTGGGaccttcatcatttgatgaagggttgatggcaCTGCCCTCATGCTATGGATCCACGACCTTCCAAGTAAAgcattatacctcatatctccttcgatgacatgaaacttggtgTCTTTTATGGTTCCGACCATATTGACTGGGAGGATGATTTTCCCCTTTGTCGTTTCACtggccatgttgaatccattcaggactcgagaggcggtacgatttggtcaagcagccCGAGCTTTtccacgacccttgatctgattatatttgctgaactacctggatccacgagaacacgtttaacttgaactttatttaaaaggatagaaatttctagtgcatcgttgtgaggttgagaTAAGACCTCGATGTCTTCCTCGTTGAATGTGAGGGTGTCCTCGGGTATGTAGTCCTAAGTCCGTTTCTCCCTTGTAATGGATACTTTGGTACGTTTAAATATAGGCCCCTGTGGGATGTtgactccaccgatgatcatgtgaatgacatgttgaggttcttcAGGTTCATTCTTCCTGTTTGCATCTCTTTCTCAGAAATGGTTCTTGGCCCAGTCGCTGAGAAATTCACGAAGATGCCCCTTGTTGAACagccgggctacctcctctctaaGCTGGCTGCAATCCACGGTCCTATGCCCATGagtaccatgatacttgcacatcaagttGGGATTTTTCTGAGAAGGTTCGGTCTGTATAGACTTGGGCCATTTAGTATCTCTAATTTTGCCAATGGTTGAGACGATACCGAGgtatcgatgctgaagttgtactcCAATAATTGGGGTACCTCCACCGGTCCCAAGTTTCTATCAAACTTGGTTTTGCTCATGAGCTCCCGAGAACTTTGACCTCGATCTTCTCTTCTATCATTCCGAGATATGATACGCCTTGGAATGTTCCTTCGATCTTCGACGTATGGCTGATATCTTTCCTTATTCGTCCTTGACCCCCTGTCTGCATTTCCTGACTCCTTTGCTAGTAAGCTGCTTGGATAAACTAAGCCCAAGAGGGCTCCCAACTGGTAATCCTCGATCCAAATTTTTGATTGGTACTTGTTATGCACATTCGCCCAAGTCACGGCGggatactcgatcaagttctgcttcagctgcttcgaagctatCGAACTTCGTTCATTTAGCCCCTGAATAAAGGCTTGTATGGCCCAGTCATTGGAGACTGGTGGTAACTCCATTCGTTCTGACTGGAAACGGGACACAAACTCCCTCAACATCTTGCTCtccctttgctttattttgaatACACTGGACTTCCTTGTTGTAACTTTTATGGAACtggcgtgtgcctttacaaatGAGTCTTCCAACATggcaaacgaatcaatagagttcaggggTAAGTTATGGTACCAAATCATGGCACCCTTAGACaaagtttccccaaacttttttttagaaaaacagactcaatctcatcgtcttccaaatcatttccttttatgCCACAGGTATATGTGGTGATGTGCTCGTTGGGATCAGTGATTTCTTTGTATTTTGGGATATCTAGCATCcgaaacttctttgggatgggCTTTGGAGCCGCACTCTGGGggaataattttttcacgaactTCTTCGAGTCCATTCCTTTCAAAATCGGAGATGCTCCCGGTATCTGGTCGACcctatgtcacacctcctttttgcgcgcccggccccgaagggttaaaaatgcgcgggtggagtttttccaatttaagtgacaatattcgaaatgggattatttatttaattcagagtcgccacttgggagaggtttggcttttggtgtcccaagtcaccggtttatcttgaatcccaaatcgaggaaattttcgacttttccaaatgaagtctgcgaaccagaaattctaagtaaggaattctgttgacccgagggaaggtgttaggcaccctcgaatcccgtggttctagcacagtcgcttaaattgttataatggctaaatatctgatttaaatacatgttgtgacttatgtgcttttattaagtttaaaccgcttttattattatcacttatttttatagaattgcaacgtcgtgaaaatgcatctcgaaccacgtcacaatcaatgcgcccgtgatcatcaacacatttggacttcgttgagatttggatttgggtcacatcaatgtgcacccgaatttaagaatatgatttaattaagctgcgcctaaagagtctaacgcgttactattttttgagaaggccatgagattcactaaacggcctagcccgaattctaaatattgtgattagttgttgagggccccacaatttgtattttttatttggcgaggctcgtcttattATTTACGAGAGATATCCTAAAGTAgctacattttctattatgtttgtctctaaaaaaaaacaaataaaaaagaaaaaggtacgTGCTAATTTACTTAACCAAATCCGGATTTCCTGTCAATCATTTGATTCATTTGGTGAGTTGTTTGCAAGATGAAAAACGCAGTATTTCGCGGACCCTGTTtttgattttaatgaaaatgacaTACATGCTGGTGAAACGCTACATACtccgaacatttcttgagttgaatttagcTAAACTTACTTAGGCAAGATTAAAGGGATTAACTACTAGGcattgttactaatgggattTGAATGTGGTCTTATGTACTACCTAACGAGACACAGCAAAAGGACTAAAATAAAACAAAGCAGCATAGTATAAGTTTGGGGTATCTATACCCCGTATTAACAAAACAACTACAAACTAAAACATGAAAGACTAAACTCAGATGAGTGTTAGTTAACATACATTTTCGTACTGTTGAATTGTAAACTAACAACTACACAGGCCCATTAATATACCACAAATATTACAACAAATAactttgaacttcttcaaccctttttcatttcatgctttcaaactgtttcggTTACACCAATAtggggacttgaaatgtgtacctgaaaatactggaaatactgaaatgcaaaggagaaggagaagaaggtagggaaatcagcagcagcaagaaacagaactagcagtagcagcaggaaacagaatagcagcagcaagaatcagagtaacagcagcaatcagaacagcacaacagaaaggattctattgcgaggtggaactagagttgaagaagaaacagccaAATGAAACAACACACAGTGTGATGGCAACAAcactccagacaatccaattccgggatataccaaatgcaacaaaacactaacaataaactcgattgaaacttagaagaagCAACACTACCTAACGTATTGACAACagatgaacttcagacaaacaagaccaagtttctgatttcctaatctgttttatctctttcttgctctctttctatttctgtatctatatctatctatcagatctcttcttttcttttatatccTCACAGTGTATGTCCTCTCTTTAATATTAGGtggtatctttttcttttttttctcttctgtGTATCTCTCTCTATATCCTTAtcagttctttttttttcttgtatcctcacagtgtgtgtattttttccTCCCCTCTCTTAGGTCTGTCCTCCTCTATCAGATGTCCCCCCCTTTATAAGCCTTAAAACTaacccttttaacagcctgtttagaatatcaccatacccttcccatgtgccttccattttcagttccattttaactaattaagtattaaaccccatcctcccttggcaggcttaaactttcccattttattaaccaaaagcaaacatgggcagcagaatatatctgacagcatatgctgtcaaaccatttttaaatcaaaagctcttttatgcaggaaccaggctgtgcacaatgcacatgctgtgcacaagtgcacatgccatcaactcagatttcaattacagaccaagccttaggtttctgaaatcatattaacaactataagtaactgaacttgtttcttaattgattcaggcaatgttcaacagaaacaaatcgatttatttctgttcagacagttgaaactaattgacgacatatgtcgactcgactatactagcattaacatacacaatcgtagccaaaaatcagacatttaaaagtATAGGACAtatgattcgaattgtactgactaaaaAGAATTGTatttcgaggaatcagttaatcagcaCGAATTTGGAATTCgactaattgcacaacaaatacatacacacacattatCAGAATAAAGGAGGGATTCAAATAAACACAGTGGTTgaggcaaagtggacaaacagaagccggtaaaaattcaaagacacaaattgaaacaaaacatgaacagacatttaatcactcacatggaccaaacagaaataaagaaaagaaagcaagactcacctcaaatctcgaaaaatcaaaactttgactcggacttggacagacctttcttaaggctgaacggactttaattgaagtgtttctcatatgagaaacacttctattaaggtccattagaccttaatccttcggtttgaacaaaacaacggaccagtgacgaggaaccctaaggttcgaaaactagatccgggattcatgcttccctggtcagattcggaccaaaccaagtatggtttggtcacgaggggggtctggggagtgtctggtatgaatttagggcagatcggtgtagattaggttccgactcgaatcttcaaatgaagattcgagaaggtgggataggattcgaggtgtgtggttgatagatttgggttcaggacggcaagggggttctatggtgttaagggcaaGGTCACCGACGtccgtgccgccggctttcatggtgaaggatacaggggcggctagggtttgaaggggacaggtttggtgaagacgaaggcaggggtgttggctagggggcagggtatggtaaagggtttatatagttagtgggtgggcggatctcaaccgttagatcaatctagatctacggtctggatctgagggcttaagtggaacggtgtcgttttgagggtaaagggtttgggttggtccgggtgaaaATGGGTCGGGGccattagtgggttatggggaggtgatcttggccgttgatcaatctgagatcaacggctcagatcagttTGGACCAAAACGGCGTCATTTGGATACCCTGGGTATCAGctggtgttggaccgggcaggcttggttttgggctgtttgtttgggccaattttaacaaattggcccaagtctgGAAAGGAAGggccctttttttttcttttattataaaaaatacaaaactaagtaaaatcaaattaaaataaacacctaatacaattatttgcacacacattaaaataattcaaaacaggtaaaattaaacaaaacaaaatcacggacgaagatgcctatttatgattttctatttaacgaccggattacgattcgaattatgcatgacacacacattttttgtgttttgttttaataaaataaaaatgggcaaaatcgtaaataaccaacaaagtgccatgtaaaaatccaaaatttgtactGCCGGGccgattattattattttttatttcttttggagcgattgtcgtgcgaaacaaaaatcacgtgctcacaccctagagttgtatgtctccacctttttgtcattttcttcaatcttcttttctccGGTCTCGATTCTTTTGGCGAGCTCTTCGAGCATTCTCATAActgtggggtcagtccccgagccaCTTTCAACGAGCCTTTCAACCGCTGGTCTAACACGCTGAGGGTTCACTGGTTCGGCTGTATTTGGAGTTTTATTCTGACCCTGAAGTTGAGCGATGACGACTTGCTGGGCTTACAACATTTCGAATATCACCTGGAGGCTGACTCTTCCTTCTTCCATTCCTCGTGTTCTTTGGCCATTGGGCCGGGCTTCCTTGTGTACATTCCCTATGGGGTCTGCACCCGAATCCGCGCTTAGAGCGTTATGCGAGCTGATATCAACCAGCTCCATATTTGGTACTTCCTTAAGGTTTATGATTGGTATACCGACCCCTATACCACTGTTTTCTCCAAGACCTTCGTCGTTACGAATAGGTGCATTCTGTGTGATAGACATGTCTAAACCTGAGAATTAAAAaatcttgacaagaaaaagtgtaaagataacGTGTGTAACGAGAACTAGtaaagaaataatcactattatctttagccccacggtgggcaccaaattgtttacctcgaaaaatgtgagtaacaattaaaggtgatttgtggttttaaagatatgtgatttattccaatactagtgaatatataagtaatattaggtttaagtaagaagaattgatgaaccaaaccagtATTGTTAGAGCAACAGGGACCTCGAGCTCGATtatctcgggggcctcgaggtgagttaagagcaaataaagcaagaacaataaagttaaaacaataaagctgaagaacaatTGTGGAGCACGAGAAAAGCAAAGTAGAATGTTCTATTGCAGTGAATAATGTCCCTTTTACAAAGATTGAGGTCCCTTTTATATAGAAGGGGAAAACCCTAATATGGTACATTTCCAATTATGgcaaagaattctattggtacagctgtataacaacctagtacgAACTTGTGCTATTTCATACAAATCTTATCCCTTAATTTATTCCCTGATCCACGTGTCTTTGAGAAATTCCCGCTCTTTCTTGAGTGTCATCAGAGTTGTACTGCCCTCGAGGCAGATCATGCCAGGTCTTCGATTTGCTCCCTCGAGGTATGCATTTTTTCAGTCAGCTTTTATCTTTGCTTCCTGCTGCCCAAATTCGAGCCCCGAGGTTCCGTTAAGTCCTCGAAATCGAGCTCTccaatttcgaccgtatacaatccTTGTATCCATTTTAATGCATGCATAATATTATTGACATAGGTTTACCATTGAAAAATTTATTTGTAGCCTTTGTTGCTACTTGCATTGAGAatttttcttattattaaataagTGAATTGTGATTTCTATTAATCCATGTCACAAGGAGAGGTCTCGCATTGAAAGGCTTATTAATGGAAATTACATTTATCAAGAATTGTAGGCGGattcaaaatttgaagtttatggacCCTGGCGTCCCCTTATTTGTCATAGAACCCACAACCCATCTATGCTAATTAAGGGTTCACACCTTATTATATGCATATATTCAGTACATTTCTCAACACATATATGGGGTCTGGGTTAGAGCTATTGAATTCTCCAAACACCGTACCATATAGTGTACATCCGCCTAAATATATAACTTTAAACCAAGGGAAAAAAGCAAAACTAAAAATGAGAATGTAATAGAAGAGGAGAGTACCAAGAGTTTTGCACTACTATATGATCAATAGATTAATCATCTTATCCCAGTTGTATTATATGGAGAAAATTTCTAAACCTTTAAATCAAGATTAATAGACCCTTCTTCTTCCTTTAGAACTTGTTGAAGAGAAAGTCCTTCCATTTCATTCATGGGATGGAAATTGGGAGCAATTCCAATAACATTGCTACAATTGGTCTCTAATTTGTTGTTAGAAACTATATATTCTTGCTCCAATTCATCACTGCTCTTCGAAGGTGTCAATTTGGAAGCccttttcatttcttggttctTCCCCCACAGCACAACGTACAATCCAAATATTATTATCGCAGCTCCTAGAACACTAATCCATAGTAAATAAAGTCACATTCATaaacagaaaaaaataatattaattgtaGATAGTTAAGGGAATTATGAGAGTCTCCAACCCTAAATATAAGTCATAATAAATTGTTAACTGTTACACTACCTTTTAAGTATTTAACGTATGCTAAAAAGTCTATTATTCGGAAGTATTGACTCATTTAATGTTCTAGTTGTTATGAGAAAACTATCATTACAACTGCAAAGGTTTTTTGCATAAGGAAATACCACTAATCCTAAGTTCATGTGCGTTAATTAATGATTTCTTTAAACAACAAGAGTAAAATAATAACCTAAAATAACTAAATATTGAGCTATGACAATTCTTATCCAGTGTACTCAGTAACATTTCTACAGTAGATATATTTCTAGTTAAATGCAAATCCGGCAAGATAAAATTACCAATATTAAACTgctaaataaagaaaagaaaatgacaaCGATCTAATACAAAGTAAATGATATTACACTATAAATGGATAGCAAAATAAATACCTTCCCAAGTGTAATTTCTCGTTGAGAAATAAAGAACCGGCAATGGCAACACATACAAGCATCAAAGGGGTGAAAATAGACAGGAATAATGGACCTCTCATTCTTACAGAAAACATCAAAAAGATGATTGTTATTCCAGAAGCCACTATCCCctacacccaaaaaaaaaaaaaaattatgtaaattttatttctaatCTTATCGTCATTAAAATGCTAAATATTGTAAGGTGTTTATTGGTACAACGGAAGTCATTAgttggaaaaatattttcatgcgaaaattattttctaatttctagATAAAATTTTCTACGAGAAATGACTTCTATTATACCAAAAACACTCGTAACGAAAAATAAAACATACCGCATAAGCTACTATAAGCAGTCTAAGGTTCCATCCTAATTTCCATTGGCTCCAATCTCTTTCAGTACAAAGTGCAAAAACTCCAGCTTGAAGTGCTCCCATAATAGAGATTAGGGCAGTGCTAGAAAAATGGCAAGGATACAACTCACTCATCTTCGCCTACATTGTACATTAGCAAATTAAGAAAATAGTTAACACAATGTTTAATCTTAAATTATTACTTTTTTCCCTTTCCATTCATTGTTTTCCTTTAatgtaaatattttcaaattCTCAGTCAAGAATCCCGTACAAATATTACAGAAAATTACATTTTCAATTATGTTTAATTGGAAAATACTCTAGGAATCATATTCAATTATTTGCAAATAGGAGGTTAAATTTTTCCAAATAcgctaatttcttttaaaatgtcATACCCTCCTCCCCGAAACCAAAAaatggattcaatagtttttagTTTTTACTTCAAATGTGCACTATTTAGAAAGTAATTTAAACAAGAAAAGTTAAGTTTAGTTTGCATGATACCTGAAAAATGAGGGATAATGCTGTGGAAAAGCAACTACAAATAGCCAAAATAGGACCCAAAATATGAGCATATGGTTTTTGGTGTTGGTGAGAAGCTGCCATCTGTCCACTAAAGACAACTTTGGTTGACCATGTTTTAAT is from Nicotiana tabacum cultivar K326 chromosome 18, ASM71507v2, whole genome shotgun sequence and encodes:
- the LOC107794013 gene encoding WAT1-related protein At1g68170-like, which produces MGKICDKVHGLKPVIMMVFVQIAYAGMSLFYKLASNNGMSLRVLIAYRFLFAAATVIPLALYFDRKTAPKLTWMVMLLAFLSALFGGSMAQNLFAASLVLTSATFATAMINLIPGITFVIAIFFRLEKLGLKTRAGQAKVLGTLIGIGGAMLLTFYKGLEIKTWSTKVVFSGQMAASHQHQKPYAHILGPILAICSCFSTALSLIFQAKMSELYPCHFSSTALISIMGALQAGVFALCTERDWSQWKLGWNLRLLIVAYAGIVASGITIIFLMFSVRMRGPLFLSIFTPLMLVCVAIAGSLFLNEKLHLGSVLGAAIIIFGLYVVLWGKNQEMKRASKLTPSKSSDELEQEYIVSNNKLETNCSNVIGIAPNFHPMNEMEGLSLQQVLKEEEGSINLDLKV